The following coding sequences are from one Paenibacillus sp. FSL R5-0912 window:
- a CDS encoding valine--tRNA ligase codes for MPTTYDPGSAEKKWYAYWMENGFFEAGKRPDAQPYSIVIPPPNVTGMLHIGHALDFTLQDVLIRTKRMQGFDTLWLPGTDHAGIATQTKVEQKLRQQGISRHDLGREKFLEQVWAWKEQYAETIHGQWAKMGLSLDYSRERFTLDEGMSSGVRQVFIQLYKKGLIYRGKRIINWDPAARTALSDIEVEYKEVNGHLYHLRYPLKDGSGYLTVATTRPETMLGDTAVAVHPEDDRYKDLIGKTLILPITLREIPVIADDYVDKDFGSGAVKITPAHDPNDFEMGVRHNLPQINVMDEGGIMNAEAGKYQGLDRSDCRKAIIADLKEQGVLVSIEDHVHQVGHSERSGAVVEPYLSTQWFVKMQPLAEAAIAAQKDGSGVNFVPDRFEKTYLNWIENVRDWCISRQLWWGHRIPAWYSESTGEIVVANDEEEARRISGLTDLKQDEDVLDTWFSSNLWPFATLGWPDESSSDYQRYYPNNVLVTGYDIIYFWVARMIFSALEFTGEKPFSDVLMHGLVRDAEGRKMSKSLGNGIDPLDVIEQYGADAMRYMISTGSTAGQDLRFRMEKVEQARNFANKIWNASRFALMNLEGVSFEDIDITGELSTADHWILHRLNETSRDITRLIDSYEFGETGRLLYNFIWDDLCDWYIEFAKLSLYGADAAAKAKTQSVLAYVLDRTLRLIHPFMPFITEEIWQHLPHQGDTITLAEWPKYEPALENPQAVAEMNLLMDVIRAVRNIRAEVNVPMSKKVELIIKAGGQETLDIISRNDNYIGRFCNTSSFEAGLAPQTPDKVMSAVVAGAELLLPLSGLIDIEQEIARLEKEVQTLNSEVERVEKKLGNQGFVAKAPAKVIEEERAKQADYSDRREKVLARIAELRG; via the coding sequence ATGCCGACTACCTATGATCCGGGGTCAGCGGAGAAGAAATGGTATGCTTACTGGATGGAGAACGGCTTCTTCGAAGCAGGCAAACGTCCGGATGCGCAGCCTTACAGCATTGTTATTCCTCCGCCGAATGTAACAGGAATGCTGCATATTGGTCATGCGCTGGATTTCACACTGCAGGATGTTCTGATCCGTACCAAACGGATGCAGGGCTTTGACACGCTGTGGCTGCCGGGAACGGACCATGCGGGTATCGCCACGCAGACCAAGGTAGAGCAGAAGCTGCGCCAGCAGGGCATCTCCCGCCATGATCTGGGACGCGAGAAGTTCCTGGAGCAGGTATGGGCCTGGAAGGAGCAATATGCGGAGACGATTCACGGGCAATGGGCCAAGATGGGCTTGTCGCTGGACTACTCGCGTGAACGGTTCACCCTGGATGAGGGAATGTCCAGCGGCGTCCGCCAGGTATTCATTCAGCTGTATAAGAAAGGTTTGATCTACCGCGGCAAACGCATCATTAACTGGGATCCGGCTGCACGCACGGCTCTGTCGGACATCGAGGTTGAATATAAAGAAGTGAACGGTCATCTGTATCATCTGCGCTATCCGCTTAAGGACGGCAGCGGTTACCTTACGGTAGCTACAACCCGCCCGGAAACGATGCTGGGCGATACAGCGGTTGCAGTACATCCGGAGGATGACCGTTACAAGGATCTTATCGGCAAAACGCTGATCCTGCCGATTACCTTGCGGGAAATTCCGGTTATCGCTGATGACTATGTAGATAAGGACTTCGGCAGCGGCGCGGTGAAGATTACCCCGGCACATGATCCGAACGACTTTGAGATGGGCGTGCGCCATAATCTTCCGCAGATTAATGTGATGGATGAAGGCGGAATTATGAATGCGGAAGCAGGCAAATACCAGGGACTGGACCGCAGCGACTGCCGCAAGGCGATCATTGCTGACCTGAAAGAGCAGGGCGTACTTGTATCCATTGAGGACCACGTACATCAGGTTGGACACAGCGAGCGTTCGGGAGCCGTAGTTGAGCCTTACCTGTCCACCCAGTGGTTCGTAAAGATGCAGCCGCTGGCAGAAGCGGCCATCGCAGCGCAGAAGGATGGCAGCGGTGTTAACTTCGTACCGGACCGCTTTGAGAAGACTTACCTGAACTGGATCGAGAACGTACGCGACTGGTGTATTTCCCGCCAATTGTGGTGGGGCCACCGCATCCCGGCCTGGTACTCCGAATCTACCGGTGAGATCGTTGTTGCGAATGATGAAGAAGAAGCGCGCAGAATCAGCGGTCTAACGGACCTGAAGCAGGATGAGGATGTTCTGGATACCTGGTTCAGCTCGAACCTCTGGCCGTTCGCCACGCTGGGCTGGCCTGATGAGAGCAGCAGCGACTATCAGCGTTACTATCCGAACAATGTGCTGGTTACCGGCTACGATATCATCTACTTCTGGGTAGCCCGCATGATCTTCTCGGCGCTGGAATTCACCGGGGAGAAGCCATTCTCTGATGTGCTGATGCATGGTCTCGTACGCGATGCGGAAGGACGCAAAATGTCCAAATCGCTCGGCAACGGGATCGACCCGCTGGATGTTATTGAACAGTATGGTGCGGACGCCATGCGCTACATGATTTCTACAGGCAGCACGGCCGGCCAGGATCTGCGGTTCCGGATGGAAAAGGTAGAGCAGGCGCGCAATTTTGCCAACAAGATCTGGAATGCTTCACGGTTTGCACTGATGAATCTCGAAGGTGTTTCTTTTGAGGATATCGACATTACCGGTGAGCTCAGCACGGCAGATCACTGGATTCTACACCGCCTGAACGAAACTTCCCGCGATATTACGCGTCTAATTGACTCGTACGAGTTCGGCGAGACCGGCCGGCTGCTGTACAACTTCATCTGGGATGATCTGTGCGACTGGTATATCGAATTCGCCAAGCTCTCGCTGTACGGAGCGGATGCGGCTGCCAAGGCCAAGACACAATCGGTTCTGGCCTATGTACTGGACCGCACGCTGCGCCTGATTCATCCGTTCATGCCGTTCATTACGGAAGAGATCTGGCAGCATCTGCCGCATCAGGGCGACACAATCACGCTGGCCGAATGGCCGAAGTATGAACCTGCGCTTGAGAATCCGCAGGCAGTGGCAGAGATGAATCTCCTGATGGATGTTATCCGTGCCGTTCGTAATATCCGTGCGGAAGTGAACGTGCCAATGAGCAAGAAGGTAGAACTGATTATCAAAGCCGGGGGTCAAGAAACCCTGGACATTATTTCCCGCAACGACAATTACATCGGGCGCTTCTGCAACACCTCTTCCTTCGAAGCAGGCCTTGCGCCGCAGACACCGGATAAAGTGATGTCCGCTGTGGTTGCAGGAGCCGAGCTGCTTCTGCCGTTGTCAGGACTGATCGACATTGAACAGGAAATTGCCCGTCTGGAAAAAGAAGTCCAGACACTGAACAGCGAAGTTGAACGCGTGGAGAAAAAGCTCGGCAATCAGGGCTTTGTAGCCAAGGCGCCAGCGAAAGTCATCGAAGAGGAGCGGGCGAAGCAGGCGGACTATTCGGATAGACGCGAGAAAGTGCTCGCCCGTATCGCAGAGCTGAGAGGATAA
- a CDS encoding LysM peptidoglycan-binding domain-containing protein: MFDQSHGLRFDIYERIHLSEELPGIAELEEVELIPDIQVIQREDRAELHGQLLLTGLYRGEDDRTQRLEHAIPVEITVPLTRVSSLEDIGVEIENFDIDLLTMRTVNITGVLSLRGIGNADTQPAWQQEEYTVAYSPEAEDHKAEEGNRGPENDALYENSLWTYGEGVAEVSVEDQEYAESVEAAGNPLFLEGSLYTQPSASVSAQLKDKEAKVRTHSLDSSPATALSGIADSGENHSKSAAEPVSSHFLPTREKTEEPAAVNDSFKAGTEEAGLPAGTTALNTVDHWGTANLHAANQAEPVFTSAASDDAAVLAENEEVPEEVQAIDNESFVSEEFLPPQEEKQDLKIALGSKKDPAIAEQEPLTFSSLLSSSRARKEQEILHSEEVASKAAVIPEAGNDTEWKSRFIGGLGGTELFRKVRLCIVQREETLDTIAEKYQLSTRELSMYNRLSGQNVEEGQVLYIP, encoded by the coding sequence GTGTTTGACCAGTCACACGGCTTGCGGTTTGATATTTATGAACGCATTCACCTTTCGGAAGAGCTTCCGGGAATAGCTGAACTGGAGGAAGTCGAGCTGATTCCCGACATCCAGGTAATCCAGCGGGAGGACCGGGCGGAATTGCACGGGCAACTGCTGCTCACCGGACTCTACCGGGGGGAAGATGATCGTACACAGCGTCTGGAGCACGCGATTCCTGTTGAAATTACAGTCCCGCTGACCCGGGTCAGCTCACTTGAAGACATAGGGGTTGAGATCGAGAATTTCGATATTGACCTGCTTACGATGCGAACCGTCAACATAACAGGGGTGCTCTCGCTGCGCGGAATCGGAAACGCGGATACCCAGCCGGCCTGGCAGCAGGAGGAGTATACAGTAGCCTATTCCCCTGAGGCTGAAGACCACAAGGCGGAAGAGGGTAACCGCGGGCCGGAGAATGATGCGCTATATGAAAATTCGCTCTGGACCTACGGGGAAGGTGTCGCGGAGGTTTCTGTGGAGGATCAGGAATATGCGGAATCCGTGGAAGCTGCAGGTAATCCGCTATTCCTGGAAGGCTCTTTGTACACTCAGCCTTCGGCCTCAGTATCCGCCCAGTTGAAGGACAAGGAAGCCAAGGTGAGGACGCATAGCCTGGATTCCTCGCCCGCAACCGCTCTATCCGGAATAGCGGATTCCGGGGAGAATCACAGCAAATCTGCGGCTGAACCGGTCTCCAGTCACTTTCTTCCTACCCGCGAGAAGACAGAAGAGCCTGCTGCGGTGAATGATTCGTTCAAGGCAGGTACGGAGGAAGCAGGGCTCCCGGCAGGGACAACCGCCTTGAATACCGTTGATCATTGGGGTACTGCCAATCTTCATGCAGCCAATCAGGCAGAGCCGGTATTCACATCCGCAGCCAGTGACGATGCTGCGGTGCTGGCCGAGAATGAAGAAGTGCCTGAAGAGGTTCAGGCTATAGACAATGAGAGCTTCGTGTCCGAGGAATTCTTACCTCCACAGGAGGAGAAGCAGGATCTCAAGATTGCGCTGGGCAGCAAAAAAGATCCGGCAATTGCCGAACAGGAGCCATTGACCTTCTCTTCGCTGCTCAGCTCCAGCCGCGCGCGCAAAGAGCAGGAGATTCTCCATTCCGAGGAGGTGGCCTCCAAAGCGGCGGTTATTCCTGAGGCAGGGAATGATACCGAATGGAAAAGCCGGTTCATCGGCGGCCTTGGCGGTACAGAGCTGTTCCGCAAAGTTCGGCTCTGTATCGTTCAGCGGGAAGAAACACTGGATACGATTGCCGAGAAATATCAGCTTAGTACCAGAGAGCTGTCCATGTACAACCGGCTCTCCGGACAGAATGTAGAAGAAGGCCAGGTTTTGTATATTCCCTAA
- a CDS encoding glycosyltransferase — MRFLSSPVCTGHCPGRLIIPPGDATLLARLLEQLLDNEELRVRTGFQAREWAQRSRSLDVMAAGTLNVYRKAISMRESVQSPAVRSILGAEPAAGPVPGAFHPADVLNAMYPGIPLAASMRARLPHDYSIPDPLTVLTDPK, encoded by the coding sequence GTGCGGTTCCTCTCGTCTCCAGTGTGCACGGGGCACTGTCCCGGGAGGCTTATTATTCCTCCCGGTGATGCCACCCTGCTGGCCCGGCTGCTGGAGCAGCTGCTGGATAATGAGGAGCTGAGAGTACGTACCGGCTTCCAGGCAAGGGAGTGGGCGCAGCGTAGCCGTTCACTGGATGTCATGGCGGCCGGAACGCTGAATGTATACCGTAAAGCCATAAGTATGCGTGAGAGCGTACAAAGCCCGGCTGTCCGTTCAATCTTGGGAGCAGAGCCGGCGGCCGGACCGGTTCCCGGAGCCTTCCATCCAGCCGATGTGCTGAATGCGATGTATCCCGGCATTCCGCTGGCAGCGAGCATGCGGGCTAGGCTCCCGCACGATTATTCCATTCCGGACCCTCTTACAGTACTCACCGATCCGAAATAA
- a CDS encoding glycosyltransferase → MRILLVTYWGLTNMGGIWTYMRQLADKLSEQGHSVTLMGSHVENNTLYLLGQNASFDKKAFYTLLLPHLDITLFPHLHLEHGIFSFELGRYVFEGGAAVLGLENYDVIHAQDPIASYALRRIMRRAVPLVSSVHGALSREAYYSSR, encoded by the coding sequence ATGAGAATATTGCTGGTTACCTACTGGGGCCTTACCAATATGGGCGGGATCTGGACGTATATGAGACAGCTTGCCGATAAGCTGAGCGAACAGGGACACTCCGTTACACTCATGGGAAGCCATGTGGAGAACAACACCTTGTACTTGCTGGGGCAGAATGCTTCTTTTGATAAAAAAGCCTTCTATACCCTGCTGCTCCCGCACCTCGATATTACCTTATTCCCGCATCTGCATCTGGAGCATGGCATATTCAGCTTTGAGCTGGGGCGTTATGTATTTGAGGGTGGAGCGGCGGTTCTGGGTCTGGAGAATTACGATGTCATTCATGCCCAGGACCCCATTGCCTCCTATGCGCTGCGGCGGATTATGCGCCGTGCGGTTCCTCTCGTCTCCAGTGTGCACGGGGCACTGTCCCGGGAGGCTTATTATTCCTCCCGGTGA
- a CDS encoding GGDEF domain-containing protein — translation MSKARVFDLSLFAASVAIAFIPKHAIVLDDTYIKALVLYTIFSSFYFQLRIVTRSGNSTIDYAISYTSSFGIFAGPLGTLLFETVYRFIVFFYKKLTKTADPGEFLDTFYNIGSFTLGGSAAYYLYTVLHPFAERFPLGYWLLFLLVVCVTTLLSSTFLIITFALSGDIKTRKEARHLLFRSRNLLDFSKVALTNALLLRLLQMEKWEMLIALFLLNYIVSLSFYSKSQSAQHKYERDKFEQMAYRDFLTGTYNRAHMDKMMKELNQSGEYIGIVVADIDRFKKINDSFNHAVGDRVIIDFADTLKQFLQEEDILFRSGGEEFTVFLRNRTFEECQLQIQAILDSLHGHCVTAEFEEQMIRVPYSASFGLYYYKADPGQKTSMEKGYVYADQLLLESKKLGRNRLSYRNDLRP, via the coding sequence ATGTCTAAAGCACGGGTATTTGACCTTTCCCTGTTTGCCGCTTCCGTTGCTATAGCTTTCATTCCCAAACATGCTATAGTTCTGGACGATACATATATCAAGGCGCTGGTGCTCTATACGATCTTCTCCAGCTTCTACTTTCAACTGCGCATCGTGACCCGGAGCGGGAATTCTACGATAGATTATGCTATAAGCTATACCTCTTCGTTCGGAATTTTTGCCGGACCGCTAGGCACCCTTCTGTTCGAAACCGTATACCGCTTCATTGTATTTTTCTATAAAAAGTTGACAAAAACCGCCGATCCGGGCGAATTTCTGGATACGTTCTACAACATTGGGTCCTTTACACTGGGCGGTTCGGCCGCGTATTATCTGTACACTGTGCTTCACCCTTTTGCGGAGAGATTTCCGCTCGGATACTGGCTCCTGTTTCTCCTGGTCGTCTGTGTCACCACATTGCTGTCCTCCACTTTCCTGATCATAACCTTCGCGCTCTCAGGAGACATCAAGACACGTAAGGAAGCCCGTCACCTGCTGTTCCGGAGCCGTAACCTGCTTGATTTCAGCAAGGTAGCTCTGACCAATGCACTGCTCCTGCGCCTGCTGCAAATGGAGAAATGGGAAATGCTGATTGCCCTCTTCCTGCTCAATTACATCGTCAGCCTCTCCTTCTATTCCAAATCGCAGAGCGCCCAGCACAAATATGAACGCGACAAGTTCGAGCAGATGGCTTACCGTGACTTCCTGACAGGAACTTATAACCGGGCTCACATGGATAAGATGATGAAGGAGCTGAACCAGAGCGGGGAATATATCGGAATTGTAGTGGCGGATATCGACCGTTTCAAAAAAATCAATGACTCCTTCAACCACGCCGTCGGTGACCGCGTCATTATTGATTTTGCCGATACACTGAAGCAATTCCTGCAGGAGGAAGACATCCTGTTCCGCAGCGGCGGGGAAGAATTCACTGTGTTTCTCAGGAACCGAACCTTTGAGGAATGCCAGTTACAGATTCAGGCAATCCTGGACAGCCTTCACGGACACTGCGTAACCGCAGAATTCGAGGAACAGATGATCCGCGTGCCATATTCCGCCTCGTTCGGACTATATTATTACAAGGCAGACCCCGGCCAAAAAACTTCTATGGAAAAAGGGTATGTCTACGCCGACCAGCTTCTGCTTGAATCCAAAAAACTCGGCCGGAACCGGCTCTCGTACCGCAATGACCTTCGTCCGTAG
- the ypfJ gene encoding KPN_02809 family neutral zinc metallopeptidase, with amino-acid sequence MKWQGRRGSSNVEDRRGSRGGGGKLIGGGISGIIIVVIVTLLSGGNIGDIMGNLTSTGSSTSSNVPYEQTAQEKELSEFVSVVLADTEDVWSEVFQEQGKTYQDPTLVLYSGSVDSACGTASSAVGPFYCPGDAKLYIDLSFYDELQQQFNAPGDFAMAYVIAHEVGHHVQTLLGASEQLNSLRQSLSETEFNKYQVRFELQADYYAGVWAKHAQGMNLLEEGDLEEALTAASAVGDDTIQKRAQGYVVPDSFTHGTSEQRKRWFYKGFNSGTIEGGDTFNATEL; translated from the coding sequence ATGAAATGGCAGGGCAGAAGAGGCAGCTCGAATGTAGAAGACCGCAGAGGAAGCAGAGGCGGAGGCGGCAAGCTGATTGGCGGCGGAATTAGCGGGATTATTATTGTGGTGATTGTTACGCTGCTGAGCGGCGGGAATATCGGTGACATTATGGGCAATCTGACTTCCACAGGCTCCAGTACCAGCTCTAATGTTCCTTACGAGCAGACCGCACAGGAGAAGGAGTTGTCGGAATTTGTCTCCGTAGTATTGGCCGATACCGAGGATGTCTGGTCTGAGGTCTTCCAGGAGCAGGGAAAAACGTACCAGGATCCTACGCTGGTACTCTATAGCGGCAGTGTGGACTCTGCCTGCGGAACCGCCAGTTCGGCAGTCGGGCCGTTCTATTGCCCCGGGGACGCCAAGCTGTATATCGATCTCAGCTTCTACGACGAGCTGCAGCAGCAATTCAATGCGCCGGGCGATTTCGCCATGGCTTATGTAATTGCCCATGAGGTGGGTCATCATGTGCAGACACTGCTGGGGGCTTCCGAGCAGCTAAATTCGCTGCGCCAGAGCCTGAGCGAGACCGAATTTAACAAATATCAGGTCCGATTTGAGCTGCAGGCCGATTATTATGCCGGGGTATGGGCGAAGCATGCCCAAGGAATGAACCTGCTGGAGGAAGGGGATCTGGAGGAAGCCTTAACCGCGGCGAGCGCGGTGGGTGACGACACGATCCAGAAGCGGGCACAAGGCTATGTGGTGCCCGACAGCTTCACTCACGGTACCTCCGAGCAGCGCAAACGCTGGTTCTACAAAGGGTTCAACTCCGGCACTATTGAAGGCGGAGATACCTTTAATGCCACTGAGCTGTAG
- the hemL gene encoding glutamate-1-semialdehyde 2,1-aminomutase: MGNVPLTRREEASRIAFEEAKQYIPGGVNSPVRAFKSVGLTPVYVDRGEGSRIYDIDGNSFIDYVCSWGPLIMGHAHPEVVKALQETAVKGTSFGAPTLLETEMAKTVVERVASVDIVRMVNSGTEATMSAIRLARGYTGRSKILKFEGSYHGHADSLLIKAGSGVATLGLPDSPGVPEGVAINTITVPYNDLEGVKIAFERYGNEIAAVIVEPIAGNMGVVPPLPGFLEGLRKVTTGYGALLIFDEVMTGFRVDRGCAQGLFGLDPDLTCFGKVIGGGLPVGAYGGKREIMEQIAPSGPIYQAGTLSGNPLAMAAGYSTLKLLTPEVYTRLEVLGARLEAGLKRNAQETGIPLTINRVGSMVCPFFTEGPVVNFETAKTSNLDLFKRYFGKMLDQGISVPPSQFEGMFVSAVHSEQDIDDTIEGHYNALKSL, encoded by the coding sequence ATGGGCAATGTGCCGCTTACACGCAGGGAAGAGGCTTCCCGCATAGCTTTTGAAGAAGCAAAACAGTATATCCCGGGAGGAGTGAACAGCCCGGTCCGGGCATTCAAATCCGTAGGATTGACCCCGGTTTATGTAGACAGAGGCGAAGGCTCACGCATCTACGATATCGACGGCAACAGCTTCATCGACTACGTCTGCTCGTGGGGACCGCTGATTATGGGCCATGCCCATCCGGAAGTGGTGAAGGCGCTGCAGGAGACTGCGGTTAAAGGGACAAGCTTCGGCGCACCCACACTGCTGGAGACGGAAATGGCCAAAACCGTGGTGGAACGTGTAGCATCGGTGGACATTGTGCGCATGGTGAACTCGGGAACGGAAGCTACGATGAGCGCCATCAGGCTGGCCCGCGGATATACAGGACGCAGCAAAATCCTCAAGTTCGAGGGCTCCTACCACGGCCACGCCGACAGCCTGCTGATCAAAGCCGGTTCCGGGGTAGCTACTTTGGGTCTGCCGGATAGCCCCGGTGTGCCGGAGGGCGTAGCCATTAACACCATTACGGTGCCATACAATGATCTGGAAGGGGTCAAAATCGCGTTCGAACGTTACGGCAATGAGATTGCCGCTGTGATTGTTGAGCCGATTGCCGGGAATATGGGTGTAGTGCCTCCGCTTCCGGGCTTTCTGGAGGGTCTGCGCAAGGTGACGACGGGGTACGGCGCGCTGCTGATTTTTGATGAAGTAATGACCGGTTTCCGGGTGGACCGCGGCTGTGCGCAAGGGCTCTTCGGGCTGGACCCTGATCTGACCTGCTTCGGCAAGGTTATCGGCGGCGGTCTCCCGGTAGGTGCTTATGGCGGTAAAAGAGAGATTATGGAGCAAATCGCCCCCTCTGGTCCGATCTACCAGGCAGGCACACTCAGCGGGAATCCGCTGGCCATGGCGGCGGGTTACAGCACGCTGAAGCTGCTGACACCTGAAGTGTATACCCGTCTGGAGGTGCTGGGTGCACGTCTGGAAGCCGGCCTTAAGCGTAACGCGCAGGAAACTGGCATCCCTCTCACCATTAACCGTGTGGGCTCTATGGTCTGCCCGTTCTTCACTGAAGGACCGGTGGTCAACTTCGAGACGGCCAAGACCAGCAACCTGGATCTGTTCAAGCGTTATTTCGGCAAAATGCTTGATCAGGGCATCAGCGTTCCCCCATCCCAGTTTGAAGGCATGTTCGTATCCGCTGTGCACAGCGAGCAGGATATTGATGATACGATTGAGGGCCATTATAATGCCCTGAAGTCGCTATGA
- the hemB gene encoding porphobilinogen synthase: MSFPMTRHRRLRGTAGIRGMVRETVLNVLDFIQPIFVTYGTGVKNEIGSMPGVYHFSLDTLKAEVDEIASLGIPAVLLFGIPETKDAIGSSGFAEDGIVQEATRLIKQWYPELLVVADTCLCEFTDHGHCGMVHTHTVDGVVHGDVINDASLELLTRTAVSQARAGADIIAPSNMMDGFVQAIRSGLDENGFEHVPIMSYSVKYASAFYGPFREAADSAPQFGNRKTYQMDPANLREAIREADSDVLEGADMLMVKPALAYLDVIRTIRDQFDLPLVAYNVSGEYSMVKAAAQQGWIDEQAVVLEMLTGMKRAGADIIITYFAKDAARWLRG, from the coding sequence ATGAGCTTTCCAATGACTAGACACCGCCGCTTGCGCGGTACAGCCGGAATCCGCGGAATGGTACGGGAGACCGTCCTGAACGTGCTGGACTTTATCCAGCCGATATTTGTAACCTACGGTACCGGTGTGAAGAATGAGATCGGCTCCATGCCCGGCGTGTACCACTTCTCGCTGGATACCCTGAAGGCGGAAGTGGATGAGATTGCCTCCCTGGGAATTCCGGCCGTATTGCTGTTCGGCATTCCCGAAACGAAGGACGCCATCGGCTCCTCCGGTTTCGCTGAGGATGGCATTGTGCAGGAGGCTACCCGGCTGATTAAGCAGTGGTACCCCGAGCTGCTGGTTGTCGCCGACACCTGTCTGTGTGAATTCACCGACCACGGCCACTGCGGTATGGTACATACCCATACAGTTGACGGCGTAGTACATGGCGATGTGATCAACGATGCTTCGCTGGAGCTGCTGACCCGCACGGCGGTATCCCAGGCCCGGGCCGGTGCGGATATTATCGCGCCTTCCAATATGATGGACGGGTTCGTGCAGGCGATCCGCAGCGGCCTTGACGAGAATGGATTTGAGCATGTGCCGATTATGTCCTATTCGGTAAAATACGCATCCGCCTTCTACGGCCCCTTCCGGGAAGCAGCGGATTCTGCGCCGCAGTTCGGTAACCGCAAGACATACCAGATGGACCCGGCCAATCTGCGGGAAGCGATCCGTGAGGCCGATTCAGATGTGCTGGAAGGCGCTGATATGCTGATGGTTAAGCCGGCGCTGGCTTATCTGGATGTCATCCGGACGATCCGCGACCAGTTCGATCTGCCGCTGGTGGCGTACAACGTGAGTGGTGAATATTCAATGGTAAAAGCGGCCGCACAGCAGGGCTGGATCGATGAGCAGGCAGTTGTCCTGGAAATGCTGACCGGCATGAAGCGCGCCGGAGCAGATATTATTATTACGTATTTCGCCAAGGATGCAGCGCGCTGGCTGCGCGGCTAG
- the cobA gene encoding uroporphyrinogen-III C-methyltransferase, which yields MAGKVYLVGAGPGDAKLITVKGLECIQKADVVVYDRLASPRLLKWMKPGGEKIYVGKLPDRHTMKQEDINQLLVDLALEGKTVVRLKGGDPVIFGRVGEEAELLRRHGVYYEIVPGITSAISVPAYAGIPVTHREAASSLSIITGHESPDKLDHSIHWDKVTNATGTLVFLMGVAKIGYISAQLMKHGRPPETPVALVRWGTRADQETLTGTLADIEAKVKAADFQPPAVIVVGDVVLQREHLMWVEAMPLFGKRIVVTRARSQASELVDRIEELGGEPYEFPVIETVMQRDADKQAEIASALGRLPEYDWVFFTSPNGVDYFMRHLTQLKTDLRGLHRARICAVGPATAEALAARGLLAEELPGRFQAEGLIEAFSDQLQPGQKVLLPRGDLAREWLPGKLRELELEVTEVDTYETVVTGEDDMELVKLLEEKRIHAVTFTSSSTVRNFISILKRMGLEDPLTLLAGVKIACIGPVTEQTAVEAGLTPGLLPDEATIEGLVQELCRWNETTRLR from the coding sequence ATGGCGGGGAAGGTTTATCTTGTAGGTGCAGGTCCGGGGGATGCCAAGCTGATTACGGTCAAAGGTCTGGAGTGTATCCAGAAGGCAGATGTGGTGGTCTATGACCGGCTGGCGAGTCCAAGGCTGTTGAAGTGGATGAAGCCGGGCGGGGAGAAAATATACGTAGGCAAGCTGCCGGACCGCCATACGATGAAGCAGGAGGACATTAATCAGCTGCTGGTTGATCTCGCTCTGGAGGGCAAAACGGTAGTGCGTCTGAAGGGCGGGGACCCGGTGATTTTTGGCCGGGTAGGTGAAGAAGCGGAGCTGCTGCGCCGGCATGGCGTCTACTACGAGATTGTGCCGGGTATTACCTCGGCTATCAGCGTCCCGGCGTACGCCGGTATTCCGGTAACCCACCGGGAGGCTGCGTCTTCCCTGTCGATCATTACCGGACATGAGAGCCCGGATAAGCTGGATCATTCCATTCATTGGGATAAGGTGACGAACGCCACAGGAACCCTGGTGTTCCTGATGGGCGTCGCCAAAATCGGATATATCAGCGCCCAGCTGATGAAGCACGGGCGTCCGCCGGAAACGCCGGTGGCGCTGGTGCGCTGGGGGACACGTGCCGATCAGGAGACACTGACCGGCACGCTTGCCGACATTGAAGCGAAGGTCAAGGCGGCCGATTTCCAGCCGCCGGCCGTTATCGTTGTCGGCGATGTAGTGCTCCAGCGGGAGCATCTCATGTGGGTTGAAGCGATGCCGCTGTTCGGCAAGCGGATTGTAGTGACGCGGGCCCGCAGCCAGGCCAGCGAACTGGTAGACCGGATCGAGGAGCTTGGCGGCGAACCGTATGAGTTCCCTGTCATTGAGACGGTTATGCAGCGTGATGCGGACAAGCAGGCAGAGATTGCTTCAGCGCTTGGCCGGCTTCCAGAGTACGACTGGGTGTTCTTCACCAGTCCGAACGGCGTGGACTACTTCATGCGGCATCTGACGCAGCTGAAGACGGATCTGCGCGGTCTGCACCGCGCGCGGATCTGCGCGGTGGGACCGGCTACGGCTGAGGCGCTTGCCGCGCGCGGGCTGCTCGCCGAAGAGCTGCCTGGACGGTTCCAGGCAGAAGGGCTGATTGAAGCCTTCAGCGATCAGCTGCAGCCGGGGCAGAAGGTGCTGCTGCCGCGCGGCGATCTGGCGCGCGAGTGGCTGCCCGGCAAGCTGAGGGAGCTGGAGCTGGAAGTGACTGAAGTGGATACGTATGAGACTGTGGTTACTGGTGAAGATGATATGGAACTGGTGAAGCTGCTCGAAGAGAAACGGATTCATGCGGTCACCTTCACCAGCTCTTCCACGGTGCGCAACTTCATCTCTATCCTGAAACGGATGGGCCTGGAAGATCCGCTGACGCTGCTGGCGGGGGTCAAAATCGCCTGCATAGGTCCGGTAACCGAACAGACTGCTGTGGAGGCCGGGTTGACTCCAGGATTGCTCCCGGACGAAGCGACGATCGAAGGGCTGGTGCAGGAGCTCTGCCGCTGGAATGAAACAACGAGGCTCAGATAG